One part of the Helicoverpa armigera isolate CAAS_96S chromosome 3, ASM3070526v1, whole genome shotgun sequence genome encodes these proteins:
- the LOC110375130 gene encoding E3 ubiquitin-protein ligase RNF4 — translation MSNSDDVIDLTNSFVLADHCGIPNVIIDLDSDDSFCVDTDRRDDRASVGQWVVLGAVNTQCFAKGAKPSLRLTAIENTNKKKKAKQKSPTSIKAKERSSLPGTSKKFGGCPICWDELGKNPLASTKCGHVYCMKCIEGYLKIQKKCPTCRQSLKGSSAYHALYL, via the exons aTGTCTAATTCAGACGATGTTATTGATTTGacgaattcttttgttttagctgATCATTGTGGTATACCTAACGTTATAATTGACTTGGACTCAGATGATTCGTTCTGTG TAGACACTGACCGACGTGACGACAGAGCATCtgttggtcagtgggtcgtcttaggggcggttAATACCCAGTGCTTTGCGAAAGGTGCTAAACCATCATTACGACTAACTGCAAttgaaaacacaaataaaaagaaaaaagcaaaACAGAAATCACCTACCTCCATAAAGGCAAAAGAG aGATCTTCATTACCTGGAACAAGCAAAAAGTTTGGAGGCTGTCCCATATGTTGGGACGAATTAGGTAAAAACCCTTTGGCATCTACTAAATGTGGACATGTGTACTGTATGAAATGTATAGAGGGATATcttaaaattcaaaagaaatgtCCCACTTGTCGACAAAGTTTAAAGGGATCTTCTGCATACCATGCTCTTTatctataa
- the LOC110375105 gene encoding patj homolog — protein sequence MHLGVNISNALQQLESVKAAVDQSDDPKLKAATNDDLNMLINLLESPILKSIATLHDSVGMLATQVAHHPSIIPGDFDITPAGDLALQARNLYGGHEGEEEQRVPQVSPPHSLEFGSSSDNERILGLDSGSVDSNMSPKQTRGLLDLSRTDESLGSMSHSIVGSDWAQVEIINLVNDGTGLGFGIIGARTSGVIVKTILAGGVADRDGRLKSGDHILQIGDAHLMEMGSEQVAGVLRASGSRVRLVVARAADPAAPPVHAAHAHHPAPLVPARLLSDPEALDRYLLDAGFEQVFHTQPTPVPHNSNASRFVFDRSITPPPEADAESPEVDRFTVQLKKDENGLGITIAGYVCEKEELSGIFVKSVTPGSAAALSGKVRVNDRIVAVDGVSLAGKSNQRAVDALKQSGNIVTLELERYLRGPKFEQLQQAIAAGESAATAAPPHNPFLHMHRPDSMASPEHDIPMAQLHNTISVESAVEEAGSSSPPAAPVVTRAQPAFEMPRTHEQKEAIRRKWQAILGDEVEIVVGVVVRGGGGLGISLEGTVDVEGGREVRPHHYVRSVLPEGPVGRAGVHRPGDELLEVNGHRLLGMNHLEVVSILKELSSEVCMVCARPRPAPPIDLAPPAATLVKAKSDGSLAGAGAEEGGSLSAGGKVRSRSLEPLTGLAMWSSEPQIIELVKGERGLGFSILDYQDPLRPSHTLVVIRSLVPGGVAQQDGRLIPGDRLLFVNDQNLEDASLEQAVAALKGAPRGVVRIGVAKPLPLADAPPPLPHTAPPTQP from the exons ATGCATCTCGGAGTTAACATATCGAATGCTCTGCAACAATTAGAAAGCGTAAAAGCAGCTGTAGATCAGAGTGATGATCCTAAGTTAAAG GCTGCAACCAATGATGACTTGAATATGCTGATTAATTTGTTGGAAAGTCCCATACTGAAAAGCATAGCAACATTGCATGACTCTGTTGGAATGCTTGCAACGCAGGTTGCTCATCACCCTTCCATAATTCCTGGTGACTTTGACATCACTCCAGCAG GTGACCTTGCTCTTCAAGCAAGGAACTTGTATGGAGGGCATGAGGGGGAAGAGGAGCAGCGTGTGCCTCAGGTGTCACCACCTCACAGCCTGGAGTTTGGCTCTAGCTCTGATAATGAGCGCATACTGGGGCTTGACAGTGGCTCTGTCGACTCCAATATGTCTCCTAAACAG ACTCGTGGCTTACTGGACCTGTCAAGGACTGATGAATCCCTCGGTTCTATGTCACACAGTATTGTGGGCAGTGACTGGGCGCAGGTTGAAATCATTAACCTTGTTAATGATGGCACAGGATTGGGATTTG GTATAATTGGCGCAAGGACGAGTGGCGTTATTGTTAAAACCATTTTAGCGGGAGGCGTCGCAGACAGGGATGGCCGTCTGAAATCTGGTGATCATATATTGCAGATAGGTGAT GCGCACCTGATGGAGATGGGGTCGGAGCAGGTGGCGGGCGTGCTGCGCGCCTCCGGCTCGCGAGTCCGCCTCGTGGTGGCGCGCGCCGCCGaccccgccgcgccgcccgtcCACGCTGCGCATGCTCACCATCCCGCGCCGCTCGTGCCTGCAAG ATTGCTCTCAGACCCCGAGGCTCTGGACCGCTACCTACTGGATGCTGGCTTCGAGCAAGTGTTCCATACTCAACCTACACCAGTTCCTCACAACTCCAACGCGTCGCGATTCGTATTCGACCGCTCCATTACTCCACCACCTGAAGCAG ACGCCGAATCACCTGAGGTTGATAGATTCACGGTGCAGCTGAAGAAAGATGAAAATGGACTTGGAATCACCATAGCag GCTACGTATGCGAGAAAGAGGAGCTATCAGGTATATTCGTGAAGTCCGTGACGCCGGGCAGTGCTGCGGCGCTGAGCGGCAAGGTACGCGTCAACGACCGCATCGTCGCCGTCGACGGCGTGTCGCTCGCCGGCAAGTCTAATCAGAGAGCCGTCGATGCCTTGAAGCAGAGTGGGAATATTGTTACGTTGGAGTTAGAGAG ATATCTCCGCGGTCCGAAGTTCGAGCAGCTCCAGCAAGCGATAGCGGCGGGCGAGTCGGCGGCCACCGCCGCGCCGCCACACAACCCCTTCCTGCACATGCACCGCCCCGACTCGATGGCGTCGCCCGAACATGATATACCTATGGCGCAGCTGCATAACAC CATTTCAGTGGAAAGTGCAGTAGAAGAGGCGGGTAGTTCGTCTCCGCCGGCTGCGCCTGTGGTGACGCGAGCGCAGCCCGCCTTCGAGATGCCGCGCACTCATGAGCAGAAGGAGGCCATCAGGAGGAAGTGGCAAGCTATACTCG GTGACGAGGTGGAGATAGTGGTGGGCGTGGTGGtccgcggcggcggcgggctgGGCATCTCGCTGGAGGGCACGGTGGACGTGGAGGGCGGGCGCGAGGTGCGGCCGCACCACTACGTGCGCTCCGTGCTGCCCGAGGGACCCGTCGGCCGCGCCGGCGTGCATCGACCCGGGGATGAGCTGCTCG AGGTGAACGGGCACCGGCTCTTGGGCATGAACCACCTAGAAGTGGTGTCGATCCTGAAGGAGCTATCGAGCGAAGTGTGCATGGTGTGCGCGAGACCTCGTCCCGCGCCGCCTATCGATCtggcgccgcccgccgccacACTCGTcaag GCGAAGTCAGACGGTAGTCtagcgggcgcgggcgcggagGAGGGCGGGTCGCTGTCGGCGGGCGGCAAGGTGCGCTCGCGCAGCCTCGAGCCGCTCACTGGACTTGCTATGTGGTCCTCGGAACCACAAATTATTG AACTCGTGAAAGGCGAGCGCGGCCTCGGGTTCTCGATCCTGGACTATCAGGACCCGCTGCGGCCATCACACACGCTGGTGGTCATCCGCTCGCTGGTGCCGGGCGGCGTCGCGCAGCAGGACGGCCGCCTCATACCCGGGGATAGACTGCTCTTTGTTAACGATCAG AACCTAGAAGACGCGAGCTTAGAACAAGCAGTGGCAGCTCTGAAGGGAGCACCTCGCGGCGTGGTCCGCATCGGCGTGGCCAAGCCGCTGCCGCTCGCcgacgcgccgccgccgctgccgcatACCGCGCCGCCCACACAGCCTTAG